In one Nicotiana tomentosiformis chromosome 6, ASM39032v3, whole genome shotgun sequence genomic region, the following are encoded:
- the LOC104108875 gene encoding protein STRUBBELIG-RECEPTOR FAMILY 5 isoform X3 yields the protein MSMDIFILKVKLLLPCTFLLWIILTSSFTIPVVLSKTDSRQVSALNNMYQYLKPSSKLDGWKKDGGDPCGDDSWQGIKCSGSDVTEIDLSGLGLSGSLGFQLDKLEKVTYFDVSKNNLKDNIPYQLPPRTQHLDLSGNQFSGTVPYSISQMADLKFLNLNHNKISGSLSDMFGQLTKLTEMDLSFNSLSGSLPQSFKSLSSLSKLHMQNNQFTGSINVLADLPLDDLNVANNQFTGWIPDELKDIKKLETGGNSWSSGAAPPPPPGQKSKPHTRRSGKEPKSGLGIAAIIGIILGVLLLLILIIVLFSKKRSSPSSHFLEEDRFSQRQRFTPLSSQELSSDTRGNMREDFRDSSSATEKHLQTSSSMVLKRLTSERRKSFNEKELTHPPTSNHLKSFNDKEFANPLSVKRSSSVNLAYYPLADLQNATGNFASSRLLGEGSIGRVYRAKYPDGRVLAVKKIDSSFFQDGQCTELADIVSKISKLHHPNIAEVLGYCSELGQNMLIYEYLRNGSLHEFLHVSDDFSKPLTWNTRVRIALGAARAIEYLHEVCSPSCLHRNIKTSNILLDVELNPRLCECGLAMFHECSSRNLDAGYTAPECTKPSAYTLKSDVYSFGVVMLELLTGRKPSDRFQSQD from the exons ATGTCAATGGATATATTTATTCTAAAAGTAAAATTACTGCTTCCCTGCACTTTCCTTTTATGGATCATCCTTACAAGCTCCTTCACTATTCCCGTGGTGCTTTCCAAAACAGACTCCCGCCAAG TTTCCGCTCTCAACAATATGTACCAATATTTGAAGCCCTCTTCCAAACTTGACGGATGGAAAAAGGATGGAGGAGACCCTTGTGGTGATGATTCTTGGCAGGGTATCAAGTGCTCCGGTTCAGACGTTACTGAAAT TGATTTATCTGGCTTGGGACTTTCTGGATCACTAGGGTTCCAGCTTGATAAGTTGGAGAAAGTCACCTACTT TGATGTGAGCAAAAACAACCTCAAGGACAACATACCGTACCAACTTCCTCCTCGCACGCAGCACCT TGATCTTTCTGGAAATCAATTCAGTGGAACTGTGCCTTATTCAATTTCTCAGATGGCTGATCTTAAATTTCT GAATCTTAATCATAATAAGATAAGTGGATCACTGAGTGATATGTTTGGACAACTTACTAAACTCACTGAGAT GGATCTGTCCTTCAATTCATTATCAGGCAGTTTGCCTCAGAGTTTTAAATCCCTCTCAAGCCTCAGCAAATT GCACATGCAGAATAATCAGTTTACTGGATCAATAAATGTTCTTGCCGATCTTCCACTTGATGATTT GAATGTAGCAAACAACCAATTTACAGGCTGGATTCCTGATGAGCTGAAAGACATAAAGAAATTAGA gacTGGAGGGAATTCTTGGTCTTCTGGAGCAGCTCCTCCTCCGCCTCCTGGGCAGAAAAGTAAACCTCACACCAGGCGGTCAGGAAAGGAACCTAAGTCTGGCCTGGGCATAGCAGCCATTATTGGGATAATACTGGGTGTTCTGTTGCTACTTATTCTTATAATTGTTCTATTTTCGAAAAAAAGATCATCACCTTCATCCCATTTTCTTGAAGAAGATAGGTTTAGCCAGCGTCAACGTTTCACTCCTCTTTCATCTCAGGAGTTATCTAGTGACACACGTGGCAACATGCGTGAGGACTTCAGAG ATTCTTCATCCGCTACAGAAAAACATTTGCAAACCTCTTCTTCGATGGTTCTTAAGCGTCTTACTTCAGAGCGACGCAAGTCTTTTAATGAGAAGGAGTTGACACATCCTCCAACTTCAAATCATCTTAAGTCGTTCAATGATAAAGAGTTTGCAAATCCTTTGAGTGTGAAAAGAAGCAGTTCAGTGAACTTAGCCTACTATCCGTTAGCTGATTTGCAGAATGCAACTGGTAACTTTGCAAGTTCTCGCCTTCTTGGTGAGGGATCAATTGGTCGAGTATACAGGGCAAAATATCCAGATGGCAGG GTTCTGGCGGTAAAGAAAATAGACTCCTCTTTTTTCCAAGATGGGCAGTGCACAGAATTGGCAGACATTGTTTCCAAAATTTCCAAGCTTCACCACCCAAATATTGCTGAAGTGCTTGGTTATTGTTCAGAACTGGGACAGAATATGTTGATCTATGAGTATCTTAGGAATGGTTCACTTCATGAATTCCTACATGTGTCAGATGACTTCAGCAAACCGCTTACATGGAATACAAGAGTCAGAATCGCTCTAGGTGCCGCCCGTGCTATTGA GTACCTGCATGAGGTTTGTTCTCCATCCTGTCTCCACAGGAATATAAAAACTTCGAACATCTTGCTAGACGTTGAACTGAATCCTCGTCTCTGTGAGTGTGGCTTGGCAATGTTTCATGAG TGTTCAAGCAGAAACTTGGATGCTGGATACACTGCTCCAGAATGCACAAAACCTTCTGCTTATACTTTGAAGAGTGATGTTTATAGCTTCGGAGTTGTCATGTTGGAATTGCTGACAGGGCGAAAGCCTTCTGACAGGT TTCAAAGCCAAGATTAG
- the LOC104108875 gene encoding protein STRUBBELIG-RECEPTOR FAMILY 5 isoform X1, with protein MSMDIFILKVKLLLPCTFLLWIILTSSFTIPVVLSKTDSRQVSALNNMYQYLKPSSKLDGWKKDGGDPCGDDSWQGIKCSGSDVTEIDLSGLGLSGSLGFQLDKLEKVTYFDVSKNNLKDNIPYQLPPRTQHLDLSGNQFSGTVPYSISQMADLKFLNLNHNKISGSLSDMFGQLTKLTEMDLSFNSLSGSLPQSFKSLSSLSKLHMQNNQFTGSINVLADLPLDDLNVANNQFTGWIPDELKDIKKLETGGNSWSSGAAPPPPPGQKSKPHTRRSGKEPKSGLGIAAIIGIILGVLLLLILIIVLFSKKRSSPSSHFLEEDRFSQRQRFTPLSSQELSSDTRGNMREDFRDSSSATEKHLQTSSSMVLKRLTSERRKSFNEKELTHPPTSNHLKSFNDKEFANPLSVKRSSSVNLAYYPLADLQNATGNFASSRLLGEGSIGRVYRAKYPDGRVLAVKKIDSSFFQDGQCTELADIVSKISKLHHPNIAEVLGYCSELGQNMLIYEYLRNGSLHEFLHVSDDFSKPLTWNTRVRIALGAARAIEYLHEVCSPSCLHRNIKTSNILLDVELNPRLCECGLAMFHECSSRNLDAGYTAPECTKPSAYTLKSDVYSFGVVMLELLTGRKPSDSSKPRLEQYLVRWASPQLHDLDALEKMADPALHGLYPPKSLSRFADVTALCVQSEPEFRPHMSEVVQALVRLVQRSSLSQREDLSSSRRIDDDY; from the exons ATGTCAATGGATATATTTATTCTAAAAGTAAAATTACTGCTTCCCTGCACTTTCCTTTTATGGATCATCCTTACAAGCTCCTTCACTATTCCCGTGGTGCTTTCCAAAACAGACTCCCGCCAAG TTTCCGCTCTCAACAATATGTACCAATATTTGAAGCCCTCTTCCAAACTTGACGGATGGAAAAAGGATGGAGGAGACCCTTGTGGTGATGATTCTTGGCAGGGTATCAAGTGCTCCGGTTCAGACGTTACTGAAAT TGATTTATCTGGCTTGGGACTTTCTGGATCACTAGGGTTCCAGCTTGATAAGTTGGAGAAAGTCACCTACTT TGATGTGAGCAAAAACAACCTCAAGGACAACATACCGTACCAACTTCCTCCTCGCACGCAGCACCT TGATCTTTCTGGAAATCAATTCAGTGGAACTGTGCCTTATTCAATTTCTCAGATGGCTGATCTTAAATTTCT GAATCTTAATCATAATAAGATAAGTGGATCACTGAGTGATATGTTTGGACAACTTACTAAACTCACTGAGAT GGATCTGTCCTTCAATTCATTATCAGGCAGTTTGCCTCAGAGTTTTAAATCCCTCTCAAGCCTCAGCAAATT GCACATGCAGAATAATCAGTTTACTGGATCAATAAATGTTCTTGCCGATCTTCCACTTGATGATTT GAATGTAGCAAACAACCAATTTACAGGCTGGATTCCTGATGAGCTGAAAGACATAAAGAAATTAGA gacTGGAGGGAATTCTTGGTCTTCTGGAGCAGCTCCTCCTCCGCCTCCTGGGCAGAAAAGTAAACCTCACACCAGGCGGTCAGGAAAGGAACCTAAGTCTGGCCTGGGCATAGCAGCCATTATTGGGATAATACTGGGTGTTCTGTTGCTACTTATTCTTATAATTGTTCTATTTTCGAAAAAAAGATCATCACCTTCATCCCATTTTCTTGAAGAAGATAGGTTTAGCCAGCGTCAACGTTTCACTCCTCTTTCATCTCAGGAGTTATCTAGTGACACACGTGGCAACATGCGTGAGGACTTCAGAG ATTCTTCATCCGCTACAGAAAAACATTTGCAAACCTCTTCTTCGATGGTTCTTAAGCGTCTTACTTCAGAGCGACGCAAGTCTTTTAATGAGAAGGAGTTGACACATCCTCCAACTTCAAATCATCTTAAGTCGTTCAATGATAAAGAGTTTGCAAATCCTTTGAGTGTGAAAAGAAGCAGTTCAGTGAACTTAGCCTACTATCCGTTAGCTGATTTGCAGAATGCAACTGGTAACTTTGCAAGTTCTCGCCTTCTTGGTGAGGGATCAATTGGTCGAGTATACAGGGCAAAATATCCAGATGGCAGG GTTCTGGCGGTAAAGAAAATAGACTCCTCTTTTTTCCAAGATGGGCAGTGCACAGAATTGGCAGACATTGTTTCCAAAATTTCCAAGCTTCACCACCCAAATATTGCTGAAGTGCTTGGTTATTGTTCAGAACTGGGACAGAATATGTTGATCTATGAGTATCTTAGGAATGGTTCACTTCATGAATTCCTACATGTGTCAGATGACTTCAGCAAACCGCTTACATGGAATACAAGAGTCAGAATCGCTCTAGGTGCCGCCCGTGCTATTGA GTACCTGCATGAGGTTTGTTCTCCATCCTGTCTCCACAGGAATATAAAAACTTCGAACATCTTGCTAGACGTTGAACTGAATCCTCGTCTCTGTGAGTGTGGCTTGGCAATGTTTCATGAG TGTTCAAGCAGAAACTTGGATGCTGGATACACTGCTCCAGAATGCACAAAACCTTCTGCTTATACTTTGAAGAGTGATGTTTATAGCTTCGGAGTTGTCATGTTGGAATTGCTGACAGGGCGAAAGCCTTCTGACAG TTCAAAGCCAAGATTAGAGCAGTATCTGGTCCGATGGGCATCGCCCCAACTACATGATCTAGATGCCTTGGAAAAAATGGCTGATCCTGCTCTGCATGGACTTTATCCTCCTAAATCCCTCTCTCGATTTGCCGATGTGACTGCTTTGTGCGTGCAG TCGGAGCCAGAATTCCGACCACACATGTCTGAGGTGGTGCAGGCACTAGTCCGTTTAGTGCAAAGATCGAGCTTGAGCCAGAGAGAGGATCTAAGTTCATCTCGGCGGATAGATGATGACTACTGA
- the LOC104108875 gene encoding protein STRUBBELIG-RECEPTOR FAMILY 5 isoform X2, whose translation MSMDIFILKVKLLLPCTFLLWIILTSSFTIPVVLSKTDSRQVSALNNMYQYLKPSSKLDGWKKDGGDPCGDDSWQGIKCSGSDVTEIDLSGLGLSGSLGFQLDKLEKVTYFDVSKNNLKDNIPYQLPPRTQHLNLNHNKISGSLSDMFGQLTKLTEMDLSFNSLSGSLPQSFKSLSSLSKLHMQNNQFTGSINVLADLPLDDLNVANNQFTGWIPDELKDIKKLETGGNSWSSGAAPPPPPGQKSKPHTRRSGKEPKSGLGIAAIIGIILGVLLLLILIIVLFSKKRSSPSSHFLEEDRFSQRQRFTPLSSQELSSDTRGNMREDFRDSSSATEKHLQTSSSMVLKRLTSERRKSFNEKELTHPPTSNHLKSFNDKEFANPLSVKRSSSVNLAYYPLADLQNATGNFASSRLLGEGSIGRVYRAKYPDGRVLAVKKIDSSFFQDGQCTELADIVSKISKLHHPNIAEVLGYCSELGQNMLIYEYLRNGSLHEFLHVSDDFSKPLTWNTRVRIALGAARAIEYLHEVCSPSCLHRNIKTSNILLDVELNPRLCECGLAMFHECSSRNLDAGYTAPECTKPSAYTLKSDVYSFGVVMLELLTGRKPSDSSKPRLEQYLVRWASPQLHDLDALEKMADPALHGLYPPKSLSRFADVTALCVQSEPEFRPHMSEVVQALVRLVQRSSLSQREDLSSSRRIDDDY comes from the exons ATGTCAATGGATATATTTATTCTAAAAGTAAAATTACTGCTTCCCTGCACTTTCCTTTTATGGATCATCCTTACAAGCTCCTTCACTATTCCCGTGGTGCTTTCCAAAACAGACTCCCGCCAAG TTTCCGCTCTCAACAATATGTACCAATATTTGAAGCCCTCTTCCAAACTTGACGGATGGAAAAAGGATGGAGGAGACCCTTGTGGTGATGATTCTTGGCAGGGTATCAAGTGCTCCGGTTCAGACGTTACTGAAAT TGATTTATCTGGCTTGGGACTTTCTGGATCACTAGGGTTCCAGCTTGATAAGTTGGAGAAAGTCACCTACTT TGATGTGAGCAAAAACAACCTCAAGGACAACATACCGTACCAACTTCCTCCTCGCACGCAGCACCT GAATCTTAATCATAATAAGATAAGTGGATCACTGAGTGATATGTTTGGACAACTTACTAAACTCACTGAGAT GGATCTGTCCTTCAATTCATTATCAGGCAGTTTGCCTCAGAGTTTTAAATCCCTCTCAAGCCTCAGCAAATT GCACATGCAGAATAATCAGTTTACTGGATCAATAAATGTTCTTGCCGATCTTCCACTTGATGATTT GAATGTAGCAAACAACCAATTTACAGGCTGGATTCCTGATGAGCTGAAAGACATAAAGAAATTAGA gacTGGAGGGAATTCTTGGTCTTCTGGAGCAGCTCCTCCTCCGCCTCCTGGGCAGAAAAGTAAACCTCACACCAGGCGGTCAGGAAAGGAACCTAAGTCTGGCCTGGGCATAGCAGCCATTATTGGGATAATACTGGGTGTTCTGTTGCTACTTATTCTTATAATTGTTCTATTTTCGAAAAAAAGATCATCACCTTCATCCCATTTTCTTGAAGAAGATAGGTTTAGCCAGCGTCAACGTTTCACTCCTCTTTCATCTCAGGAGTTATCTAGTGACACACGTGGCAACATGCGTGAGGACTTCAGAG ATTCTTCATCCGCTACAGAAAAACATTTGCAAACCTCTTCTTCGATGGTTCTTAAGCGTCTTACTTCAGAGCGACGCAAGTCTTTTAATGAGAAGGAGTTGACACATCCTCCAACTTCAAATCATCTTAAGTCGTTCAATGATAAAGAGTTTGCAAATCCTTTGAGTGTGAAAAGAAGCAGTTCAGTGAACTTAGCCTACTATCCGTTAGCTGATTTGCAGAATGCAACTGGTAACTTTGCAAGTTCTCGCCTTCTTGGTGAGGGATCAATTGGTCGAGTATACAGGGCAAAATATCCAGATGGCAGG GTTCTGGCGGTAAAGAAAATAGACTCCTCTTTTTTCCAAGATGGGCAGTGCACAGAATTGGCAGACATTGTTTCCAAAATTTCCAAGCTTCACCACCCAAATATTGCTGAAGTGCTTGGTTATTGTTCAGAACTGGGACAGAATATGTTGATCTATGAGTATCTTAGGAATGGTTCACTTCATGAATTCCTACATGTGTCAGATGACTTCAGCAAACCGCTTACATGGAATACAAGAGTCAGAATCGCTCTAGGTGCCGCCCGTGCTATTGA GTACCTGCATGAGGTTTGTTCTCCATCCTGTCTCCACAGGAATATAAAAACTTCGAACATCTTGCTAGACGTTGAACTGAATCCTCGTCTCTGTGAGTGTGGCTTGGCAATGTTTCATGAG TGTTCAAGCAGAAACTTGGATGCTGGATACACTGCTCCAGAATGCACAAAACCTTCTGCTTATACTTTGAAGAGTGATGTTTATAGCTTCGGAGTTGTCATGTTGGAATTGCTGACAGGGCGAAAGCCTTCTGACAG TTCAAAGCCAAGATTAGAGCAGTATCTGGTCCGATGGGCATCGCCCCAACTACATGATCTAGATGCCTTGGAAAAAATGGCTGATCCTGCTCTGCATGGACTTTATCCTCCTAAATCCCTCTCTCGATTTGCCGATGTGACTGCTTTGTGCGTGCAG TCGGAGCCAGAATTCCGACCACACATGTCTGAGGTGGTGCAGGCACTAGTCCGTTTAGTGCAAAGATCGAGCTTGAGCCAGAGAGAGGATCTAAGTTCATCTCGGCGGATAGATGATGACTACTGA
- the LOC104108876 gene encoding reticulon-like protein B22, with protein sequence MEMELNANEEITTERTENPRKKRDVAAPVPFVLIICGSLVYYHCAYRNSSIVSLVSDVFIVLLCSLAILGLLFRQMNISVPVDPIEWQISQDTANCVFACLANTIGAAESVLRVAATGHDKRLFLKVVVILYVLSVLGRIAAGVTIAYAGLCFLCVYMLARNSQLISTCLSGYPRRRDSTNTVQGD encoded by the exons ATGGAAATGGAATTGAACGCTAACGAGGAGATTACTACAGAAAGGACAGAGAACCCTAGGAAGAAGAGGGATGTGGCGGCTCCGGTGCCGTTCGTACTAATAATCTGCGGCAGCCTCGTTTACTACCACTGTGCTTATCGGAATTCCAGTATCGTCTCTCTCGTCTCTGACGTCTTCATTGTACTCCTTTGCTCCCTCGCAATTCTCGGCCTCCTTTTTCGTCAGATGAACATCTCTGTTCCTGTGGATCCGATAGAGTGGCAGATCTCTCAGGACACTGCAAACTGCGTCTTCGCCTGCCTCGCTAATACTATCGGCGCCGCTGAGTCTGTTCTCCGTGTTGCTGCTACTGGCCATGATAAGCGCTTGTTCCTTAAG GTTGTGGTTATTCTTTATGTGCTATCAGTTTTGGGAAGGATAGCGGCAGGTGTTACCATTGCCTATGCCG GACTCTGCTTTCTATGCGTTTACATGCTTGCCAGGAATTCACAACTGATCAGTACATGTTTGTCGGGTTATCCAAGGAGAAGGGACAGCACAAACACAGTTCAGGGCGACTAG